A single region of the Brachypodium distachyon strain Bd21 chromosome 3, Brachypodium_distachyon_v3.0, whole genome shotgun sequence genome encodes:
- the LOC100827906 gene encoding uncharacterized protein LOC100827906 isoform X7: protein MEARVCARILPALPPPLCVPSWLLRPPRPILHRGLAAAPSSHRPCLLNFWTGAPTQCGMPLRARYKLPTGFLPAWDLSLEGSLHGLSSASRAPSSTPSPATCSRTCPFAIVVNLREALCRYRPQLDQVRQGSHLLPLTFGSNRQFASQLRRHLDSQGIMLPNLFSWMYTSISLSSDTHLSTITDAVMLLPHMSCRLLAPWFQIRATVAAWLTLQAYGACRQGSSAAGLQSASQFSQISGFKSGGCTKLDK, encoded by the exons ATGGAGGCCCGCGTCTGTGCTCGCATCCTTCCTGCTCTTCCGCCTCCCCTCTGTGTCCCATCGTGGTTGCTCCGTCCTCCGCGACCAATCCTTCATCGCGGCctggccgccgcgccctcctcccaCCGGCCCTGCCTCCTCAACTTCTGGACGGGCGCCCCGACGCAGTGCGGCATGCCTCTTCGTGCCCGCTACAAGCTTCCCACGGGGTTCCTCCCCGCCTGGGATCTCTCGCTCGAGGGCTCCTTGCACGGTCTCTCCTCTGCTTCGAGGGCTCCGTCTTCCACGCCATCGCCTGCAACTTGCTCACGCACATGCCCTTTTGCCATCGTTGTGAATCTCCGGGAGGCACTGTGCCGTTACCGTCCCCAACTCGATCAGGTGAGACAGGGGAGCCACCTGTTGCCACTCACCTTTGGTTCAAATCGCCAG TTTGCATCACAACTAAGAAGGCATCTGGATTCTCAGGGCATCATGCTTCCCAACTTGTTCTCATGGATGTACACATCTATTAG CCTCTCCAGTGATACACACCTAAGTACCATTACTGATGCAGTGATGCTGCTTCCACATAT GTCGTGCAGGCTCCTTGCTCCCTGGTTCCAGATCCGGGCGACGGTTGCTGCCTGGTTGACGCTGCAGGCGTATGGAGCTTGCCGGCAAGGGTCTTCGGCTGCAG GGCTTCAATCGGCATCACAGTTTTCGCAGATCTCAG GTTTCAAGTCAGGTGGGTGCACAAAGCTGGACAAGTAG
- the LOC100827906 gene encoding uncharacterized protein LOC100827906 isoform X4, protein MEARVCARILPALPPPLCVPSWLLRPPRPILHRGLAAAPSSHRPCLLNFWTGAPTQCGMPLRARYKLPTGFLPAWDLSLEGSLHGLSSASRAPSSTPSPATCSRTCPFAIVVNLREALCRYRPQLDQVRQGSHLLPLTFGSNRQFASQLRRHLDSQGIMLPNLFSWMYTSISLSSDTHLSTITDAVMLLPHMLLAPWFQIRATVAAWLTLQAYGACRQGSSAAAQRPYPLQFVHTRASIGITVFADLRFQVRWVHKAGQVVELCRVLYFVWM, encoded by the exons ATGGAGGCCCGCGTCTGTGCTCGCATCCTTCCTGCTCTTCCGCCTCCCCTCTGTGTCCCATCGTGGTTGCTCCGTCCTCCGCGACCAATCCTTCATCGCGGCctggccgccgcgccctcctcccaCCGGCCCTGCCTCCTCAACTTCTGGACGGGCGCCCCGACGCAGTGCGGCATGCCTCTTCGTGCCCGCTACAAGCTTCCCACGGGGTTCCTCCCCGCCTGGGATCTCTCGCTCGAGGGCTCCTTGCACGGTCTCTCCTCTGCTTCGAGGGCTCCGTCTTCCACGCCATCGCCTGCAACTTGCTCACGCACATGCCCTTTTGCCATCGTTGTGAATCTCCGGGAGGCACTGTGCCGTTACCGTCCCCAACTCGATCAGGTGAGACAGGGGAGCCACCTGTTGCCACTCACCTTTGGTTCAAATCGCCAG TTTGCATCACAACTAAGAAGGCATCTGGATTCTCAGGGCATCATGCTTCCCAACTTGTTCTCATGGATGTACACATCTATTAG CCTCTCCAGTGATACACACCTAAGTACCATTACTGATGCAGTGATGCTGCTTCCACATAT GCTCCTTGCTCCCTGGTTCCAGATCCGGGCGACGGTTGCTGCCTGGTTGACGCTGCAGGCGTATGGAGCTTGCCGGCAAGGGTCTTCGGCTGCAG CTCAGCGGCCATACCCTTTGCAATTTGTTCATACCAGGGCTTCAATCGGCATCACAGTTTTCGCAGATCTCAG GTTTCAAGTCAGGTGGGTGCACAAAGCTGGACAAGTAGTAGAGCTATGCAGAGTTTTATATTTTGTATGGATGTAG
- the LOC100827906 gene encoding uncharacterized protein LOC100827906 isoform X2: MEARVCARILPALPPPLCVPSWLLRPPRPILHRGLAAAPSSHRPCLLNFWTGAPTQCGMPLRARYKLPTGFLPAWDLSLEGSLHGLSSASRAPSSTPSPATCSRTCPFAIVVNLREALCRYRPQLDQVRQGSHLLPLTFGSNRQFASQLRRHLDSQGIMLPNLFSWMYTSISLSSDTHLSTITDAVMLLPHMLLAPWFQIRATVAAWLTLQAYGACRQGSSAAGRVVDCSSAAIPFAICSYQGFNRHHSFRRSQVSSQVGAQSWTSSRAMQSFIFCMDVEGPWNLVLHNRDFGL; encoded by the exons ATGGAGGCCCGCGTCTGTGCTCGCATCCTTCCTGCTCTTCCGCCTCCCCTCTGTGTCCCATCGTGGTTGCTCCGTCCTCCGCGACCAATCCTTCATCGCGGCctggccgccgcgccctcctcccaCCGGCCCTGCCTCCTCAACTTCTGGACGGGCGCCCCGACGCAGTGCGGCATGCCTCTTCGTGCCCGCTACAAGCTTCCCACGGGGTTCCTCCCCGCCTGGGATCTCTCGCTCGAGGGCTCCTTGCACGGTCTCTCCTCTGCTTCGAGGGCTCCGTCTTCCACGCCATCGCCTGCAACTTGCTCACGCACATGCCCTTTTGCCATCGTTGTGAATCTCCGGGAGGCACTGTGCCGTTACCGTCCCCAACTCGATCAGGTGAGACAGGGGAGCCACCTGTTGCCACTCACCTTTGGTTCAAATCGCCAG TTTGCATCACAACTAAGAAGGCATCTGGATTCTCAGGGCATCATGCTTCCCAACTTGTTCTCATGGATGTACACATCTATTAG CCTCTCCAGTGATACACACCTAAGTACCATTACTGATGCAGTGATGCTGCTTCCACATAT GCTCCTTGCTCCCTGGTTCCAGATCCGGGCGACGGTTGCTGCCTGGTTGACGCTGCAGGCGTATGGAGCTTGCCGGCAAGGGTCTTCGGCTGCAGGTAGAGTGGTAGACTGCAG CTCAGCGGCCATACCCTTTGCAATTTGTTCATACCAGGGCTTCAATCGGCATCACAGTTTTCGCAGATCTCAG GTTTCAAGTCAGGTGGGTGCACAAAGCTGGACAAGTAGTAGAGCTATGCAGAGTTTTATATTTTGTATGGATGTAGAAGGCCCATGGAATTTAGTTCTGCATAATCGCGACTTTGGTCTATAA
- the LOC100827906 gene encoding uncharacterized protein LOC100827906 isoform X3 translates to MEARVCARILPALPPPLCVPSWLLRPPRPILHRGLAAAPSSHRPCLLNFWTGAPTQCGMPLRARYKLPTGFLPAWDLSLEGSLHGLSSASRAPSSTPSPATCSRTCPFAIVVNLREALCRYRPQLDQVRQGSHLLPLTFGSNRQFASQLRRHLDSQGIMLPNLFSWMYTSISLSSDTHLSTITDAVMLLPHMSCRLLAPWFQIRATVAAWLTLQAYGACRQGSSAAAQRPYPLQFVHTRASIGITVFADLRFQVRWVHKAGQVVELCRVLYFVWM, encoded by the exons ATGGAGGCCCGCGTCTGTGCTCGCATCCTTCCTGCTCTTCCGCCTCCCCTCTGTGTCCCATCGTGGTTGCTCCGTCCTCCGCGACCAATCCTTCATCGCGGCctggccgccgcgccctcctcccaCCGGCCCTGCCTCCTCAACTTCTGGACGGGCGCCCCGACGCAGTGCGGCATGCCTCTTCGTGCCCGCTACAAGCTTCCCACGGGGTTCCTCCCCGCCTGGGATCTCTCGCTCGAGGGCTCCTTGCACGGTCTCTCCTCTGCTTCGAGGGCTCCGTCTTCCACGCCATCGCCTGCAACTTGCTCACGCACATGCCCTTTTGCCATCGTTGTGAATCTCCGGGAGGCACTGTGCCGTTACCGTCCCCAACTCGATCAGGTGAGACAGGGGAGCCACCTGTTGCCACTCACCTTTGGTTCAAATCGCCAG TTTGCATCACAACTAAGAAGGCATCTGGATTCTCAGGGCATCATGCTTCCCAACTTGTTCTCATGGATGTACACATCTATTAG CCTCTCCAGTGATACACACCTAAGTACCATTACTGATGCAGTGATGCTGCTTCCACATAT GTCGTGCAGGCTCCTTGCTCCCTGGTTCCAGATCCGGGCGACGGTTGCTGCCTGGTTGACGCTGCAGGCGTATGGAGCTTGCCGGCAAGGGTCTTCGGCTGCAG CTCAGCGGCCATACCCTTTGCAATTTGTTCATACCAGGGCTTCAATCGGCATCACAGTTTTCGCAGATCTCAG GTTTCAAGTCAGGTGGGTGCACAAAGCTGGACAAGTAGTAGAGCTATGCAGAGTTTTATATTTTGTATGGATGTAG
- the LOC100828112 gene encoding GDT1-like protein 5, with amino-acid sequence MAPSLLGGLTKSLAMTVLSEVGDKTFFAAAILAMRHPRKLVLAGCLSALTVMTALSASLGWVAPNLISRKWTHHVTTLLFFVFGIWSLWEGFKEDGESEELAEMEAKLDADFKSNKGEQKNKSKATDDTKKQRRPFLMQFFSPIFLKAFSITFFGEWGDKSQIATIGLAADENPFGVVIGGVIAQALCTTAAVMGGKSLASQISEKMVELSSGVLFLLFGILSLLSGPEGQL; translated from the exons ATGGCGCCCTCTCTGCTCGGG GGGCTTACCAAGTCGCTGGCGATGACGGTGCTCTCGGAGGTCGGGGACAAGACCTTCTTCGCCGCAGCG ATACTGGCCATGCGCCATCCCCGGAAGCTCGTCCTTGCCGGCTGTTTATCTGCATTAACA GTGATGACAGCTTTATCTGCTTCTCTAGGCTGGGTTGCACCAAATCTG ATATCACGTAAATGGACCCATCATGTGACCACTCTGCtgttttttgtgtttggcATCTGGTCATTGTGGGAAGGCTTCAAAGAAGACGG AGAGTCAGAAGAATTGGCTGAAATGGAAGCAAAGCTG GATGCGGACTTCAAGAGTAACAAAGGGgaacagaaaaacaaatcaaag GCAACTGATGATACGAAGAAACAGCGAAGACCATTTCTCATGCAGTTCTTCTCACCAATTTTTCTAAAG GCATTTTCCATTACTTTCTTTGGCGAGTGGGGTGACAAGAGCCAG ATTGCTACAATTGGCTTGGCTGCTGACGAAAACCCATTTGGTGTTGTCATTGGGGGAGTCAT AGCTCAAGCACTCTGCACTACTGCTGCTGTCATGGGAGGGAAGAGCCTTGCCTCGCAGATATCTGAGAAGATG GTTGAATTGTCAAGTGGAGTGCTATTCCTGTTGTTTGGCATATTGTCCTTGTTGTCAGGACCGGAAGGGCAATTGTAA
- the LOC100827906 gene encoding uncharacterized protein LOC100827906 isoform X6: MEARVCARILPALPPPLCVPSWLLRPPRPILHRGLAAAPSSHRPCLLNFWTGAPTQCGMPLRARYKLPTGFLPAWDLSLEGSLHGLSSASRAPSSTPSPATCSRTCPFAIVVNLREALCRYRPQLDQVRQGSHLLPLTFGSNRQFASQLRRHLDSQGIMLPNLFSWMYTSISLSSDTHLSTITDAVMLLPHMLLAPWFQIRATVAAWLTLQAYGACRQGSSAAGRVVDCRASIGITVFADLRFQVRWVHKAGQVVELCRVLYFVWM, translated from the exons ATGGAGGCCCGCGTCTGTGCTCGCATCCTTCCTGCTCTTCCGCCTCCCCTCTGTGTCCCATCGTGGTTGCTCCGTCCTCCGCGACCAATCCTTCATCGCGGCctggccgccgcgccctcctcccaCCGGCCCTGCCTCCTCAACTTCTGGACGGGCGCCCCGACGCAGTGCGGCATGCCTCTTCGTGCCCGCTACAAGCTTCCCACGGGGTTCCTCCCCGCCTGGGATCTCTCGCTCGAGGGCTCCTTGCACGGTCTCTCCTCTGCTTCGAGGGCTCCGTCTTCCACGCCATCGCCTGCAACTTGCTCACGCACATGCCCTTTTGCCATCGTTGTGAATCTCCGGGAGGCACTGTGCCGTTACCGTCCCCAACTCGATCAGGTGAGACAGGGGAGCCACCTGTTGCCACTCACCTTTGGTTCAAATCGCCAG TTTGCATCACAACTAAGAAGGCATCTGGATTCTCAGGGCATCATGCTTCCCAACTTGTTCTCATGGATGTACACATCTATTAG CCTCTCCAGTGATACACACCTAAGTACCATTACTGATGCAGTGATGCTGCTTCCACATAT GCTCCTTGCTCCCTGGTTCCAGATCCGGGCGACGGTTGCTGCCTGGTTGACGCTGCAGGCGTATGGAGCTTGCCGGCAAGGGTCTTCGGCTGCAGGTAGAGTGGTAGACTGCAG GGCTTCAATCGGCATCACAGTTTTCGCAGATCTCAG GTTTCAAGTCAGGTGGGTGCACAAAGCTGGACAAGTAGTAGAGCTATGCAGAGTTTTATATTTTGTATGGATGTAG
- the LOC100827906 gene encoding uncharacterized protein LOC100827906 isoform X1, with amino-acid sequence MEARVCARILPALPPPLCVPSWLLRPPRPILHRGLAAAPSSHRPCLLNFWTGAPTQCGMPLRARYKLPTGFLPAWDLSLEGSLHGLSSASRAPSSTPSPATCSRTCPFAIVVNLREALCRYRPQLDQVRQGSHLLPLTFGSNRQFASQLRRHLDSQGIMLPNLFSWMYTSISLSSDTHLSTITDAVMLLPHMSCRLLAPWFQIRATVAAWLTLQAYGACRQGSSAAGRVVDCSSAAIPFAICSYQGFNRHHSFRRSQVSSQVGAQSWTSSRAMQSFIFCMDVEGPWNLVLHNRDFGL; translated from the exons ATGGAGGCCCGCGTCTGTGCTCGCATCCTTCCTGCTCTTCCGCCTCCCCTCTGTGTCCCATCGTGGTTGCTCCGTCCTCCGCGACCAATCCTTCATCGCGGCctggccgccgcgccctcctcccaCCGGCCCTGCCTCCTCAACTTCTGGACGGGCGCCCCGACGCAGTGCGGCATGCCTCTTCGTGCCCGCTACAAGCTTCCCACGGGGTTCCTCCCCGCCTGGGATCTCTCGCTCGAGGGCTCCTTGCACGGTCTCTCCTCTGCTTCGAGGGCTCCGTCTTCCACGCCATCGCCTGCAACTTGCTCACGCACATGCCCTTTTGCCATCGTTGTGAATCTCCGGGAGGCACTGTGCCGTTACCGTCCCCAACTCGATCAGGTGAGACAGGGGAGCCACCTGTTGCCACTCACCTTTGGTTCAAATCGCCAG TTTGCATCACAACTAAGAAGGCATCTGGATTCTCAGGGCATCATGCTTCCCAACTTGTTCTCATGGATGTACACATCTATTAG CCTCTCCAGTGATACACACCTAAGTACCATTACTGATGCAGTGATGCTGCTTCCACATAT GTCGTGCAGGCTCCTTGCTCCCTGGTTCCAGATCCGGGCGACGGTTGCTGCCTGGTTGACGCTGCAGGCGTATGGAGCTTGCCGGCAAGGGTCTTCGGCTGCAGGTAGAGTGGTAGACTGCAG CTCAGCGGCCATACCCTTTGCAATTTGTTCATACCAGGGCTTCAATCGGCATCACAGTTTTCGCAGATCTCAG GTTTCAAGTCAGGTGGGTGCACAAAGCTGGACAAGTAGTAGAGCTATGCAGAGTTTTATATTTTGTATGGATGTAGAAGGCCCATGGAATTTAGTTCTGCATAATCGCGACTTTGGTCTATAA
- the LOC100827906 gene encoding uncharacterized protein LOC100827906 isoform X8, translating into MEARVCARILPALPPPLCVPSWLLRPPRPILHRGLAAAPSSHRPCLLNFWTGAPTQCGMPLRARYKLPTGFLPAWDLSLEGSLHGLSSASRAPSSTPSPATCSRTCPFAIVVNLREALCRYRPQLDQVRQGSHLLPLTFGSNRQFASQLRRHLDSQGIMLPNLFSWMYTSISLSSDTHLSTITDAVMLLPHMLLAPWFQIRATVAAWLTLQAYGACRQGSSAAGLQSASQFSQISGFKSGGCTKLDK; encoded by the exons ATGGAGGCCCGCGTCTGTGCTCGCATCCTTCCTGCTCTTCCGCCTCCCCTCTGTGTCCCATCGTGGTTGCTCCGTCCTCCGCGACCAATCCTTCATCGCGGCctggccgccgcgccctcctcccaCCGGCCCTGCCTCCTCAACTTCTGGACGGGCGCCCCGACGCAGTGCGGCATGCCTCTTCGTGCCCGCTACAAGCTTCCCACGGGGTTCCTCCCCGCCTGGGATCTCTCGCTCGAGGGCTCCTTGCACGGTCTCTCCTCTGCTTCGAGGGCTCCGTCTTCCACGCCATCGCCTGCAACTTGCTCACGCACATGCCCTTTTGCCATCGTTGTGAATCTCCGGGAGGCACTGTGCCGTTACCGTCCCCAACTCGATCAGGTGAGACAGGGGAGCCACCTGTTGCCACTCACCTTTGGTTCAAATCGCCAG TTTGCATCACAACTAAGAAGGCATCTGGATTCTCAGGGCATCATGCTTCCCAACTTGTTCTCATGGATGTACACATCTATTAG CCTCTCCAGTGATACACACCTAAGTACCATTACTGATGCAGTGATGCTGCTTCCACATAT GCTCCTTGCTCCCTGGTTCCAGATCCGGGCGACGGTTGCTGCCTGGTTGACGCTGCAGGCGTATGGAGCTTGCCGGCAAGGGTCTTCGGCTGCAG GGCTTCAATCGGCATCACAGTTTTCGCAGATCTCAG GTTTCAAGTCAGGTGGGTGCACAAAGCTGGACAAGTAG
- the LOC100827906 gene encoding uncharacterized protein LOC100827906 isoform X5 gives MEARVCARILPALPPPLCVPSWLLRPPRPILHRGLAAAPSSHRPCLLNFWTGAPTQCGMPLRARYKLPTGFLPAWDLSLEGSLHGLSSASRAPSSTPSPATCSRTCPFAIVVNLREALCRYRPQLDQVRQGSHLLPLTFGSNRQFASQLRRHLDSQGIMLPNLFSWMYTSISLSSDTHLSTITDAVMLLPHMSCRLLAPWFQIRATVAAWLTLQAYGACRQGSSAAGRVVDCRASIGITVFADLRFQVRWVHKAGQVVELCRVLYFVWM, from the exons ATGGAGGCCCGCGTCTGTGCTCGCATCCTTCCTGCTCTTCCGCCTCCCCTCTGTGTCCCATCGTGGTTGCTCCGTCCTCCGCGACCAATCCTTCATCGCGGCctggccgccgcgccctcctcccaCCGGCCCTGCCTCCTCAACTTCTGGACGGGCGCCCCGACGCAGTGCGGCATGCCTCTTCGTGCCCGCTACAAGCTTCCCACGGGGTTCCTCCCCGCCTGGGATCTCTCGCTCGAGGGCTCCTTGCACGGTCTCTCCTCTGCTTCGAGGGCTCCGTCTTCCACGCCATCGCCTGCAACTTGCTCACGCACATGCCCTTTTGCCATCGTTGTGAATCTCCGGGAGGCACTGTGCCGTTACCGTCCCCAACTCGATCAGGTGAGACAGGGGAGCCACCTGTTGCCACTCACCTTTGGTTCAAATCGCCAG TTTGCATCACAACTAAGAAGGCATCTGGATTCTCAGGGCATCATGCTTCCCAACTTGTTCTCATGGATGTACACATCTATTAG CCTCTCCAGTGATACACACCTAAGTACCATTACTGATGCAGTGATGCTGCTTCCACATAT GTCGTGCAGGCTCCTTGCTCCCTGGTTCCAGATCCGGGCGACGGTTGCTGCCTGGTTGACGCTGCAGGCGTATGGAGCTTGCCGGCAAGGGTCTTCGGCTGCAGGTAGAGTGGTAGACTGCAG GGCTTCAATCGGCATCACAGTTTTCGCAGATCTCAG GTTTCAAGTCAGGTGGGTGCACAAAGCTGGACAAGTAGTAGAGCTATGCAGAGTTTTATATTTTGTATGGATGTAG